In Sedimentibacter sp. MB31-C6, one genomic interval encodes:
- a CDS encoding methyl-accepting chemotaxis protein: MKIKKREKKERKIKKKENVRSIKGKLVIALFCASLILLSVTGIIISSTVSTRFTENEKQILQETVNSISNEAELFFLRYITIAEQMAQDKNLQSFLVNAEIGDKIEEVEGYDIVRQTLIDTQKKEADVMLSAYIAESDPSYYVDDISGVSDASFDLKTRDYYVTMTDDVINVTEPYVDVATGNMVITITAPVKVNNKVVGLTGIDITIEALSKVVGDSKLGNNGYFYLLTNDNVITSHKDEDNILKSINEIEVSDNLLQEIDNSNNEIIKYTYNNEKYMGSSITIGDTGWKVVSAMPEGEFNANKLNLMITIIIIYIITIIILSLLMYIIIGKLTKPIKKITEVTNKLALGELDVDINIKSNDEIGELAKSIDSLTKRLKSYIIYINESVMVLDEFAMGNLVMDLENDYKGEFAKLKGALEKVSSTLKDIIGRIKDSSDSININAEQVSSGSQALAQGTTEQASSIEELSAEINEIYSTIVANAENAENAGKKALESANEVDKGNAQMKEMLDAIDEISMSSSEIGKIIKVIDDIAFQTNILALNAAVEAARAGSAGKGFAVVADEVRNLAGKSAEAAKQTTSLIENSITAINKGTSLADEAGKSLSGIVSKTKETNDLITEIVNASAQQTVSVNQIRDGIEQISSVVQENAATAEASAANSEELSGQVQILKELIDNFNVEEEESESFS; the protein is encoded by the coding sequence ATGAAGATTAAAAAAAGAGAAAAAAAAGAAAGAAAAATCAAGAAAAAGGAAAACGTTAGGAGTATTAAAGGTAAATTAGTTATAGCATTGTTTTGTGCAAGTTTAATATTGTTATCTGTTACTGGTATTATAATCAGTTCAACTGTAAGTACGAGATTTACTGAAAATGAAAAACAAATACTACAAGAAACGGTAAATAGTATAAGCAATGAAGCTGAACTATTTTTTTTGCGTTATATTACAATAGCTGAACAGATGGCACAAGACAAAAATCTACAAAGCTTTTTAGTTAATGCTGAAATTGGAGATAAAATAGAAGAAGTAGAAGGTTATGACATTGTTAGACAAACTTTAATAGATACTCAAAAAAAGGAAGCTGATGTTATGTTATCTGCGTATATAGCTGAATCAGATCCTTCTTATTATGTAGATGATATAAGCGGAGTATCTGATGCATCATTTGATTTGAAAACTAGAGATTATTATGTAACTATGACTGATGATGTTATAAACGTTACCGAGCCTTATGTAGATGTTGCAACGGGTAATATGGTAATTACTATTACTGCACCAGTAAAGGTAAATAATAAAGTTGTAGGTCTTACAGGTATTGATATTACAATTGAAGCTTTATCCAAAGTAGTAGGAGACTCGAAATTAGGAAATAATGGATATTTTTATTTATTAACAAACGACAATGTAATTACTTCACATAAGGATGAAGATAATATTTTGAAATCTATAAATGAAATAGAAGTAAGTGATAATTTACTTCAGGAAATAGATAACAGTAATAATGAAATTATTAAATACACATATAACAATGAAAAATATATGGGAAGTAGTATTACAATTGGAGATACTGGATGGAAAGTAGTATCAGCTATGCCTGAAGGTGAATTTAATGCAAATAAATTAAATTTAATGATAACAATAATTATTATTTATATAATAACAATAATAATATTGTCTTTATTAATGTATATTATTATTGGTAAGCTTACTAAACCAATTAAGAAAATCACAGAAGTTACTAATAAACTAGCATTAGGAGAGTTAGATGTAGACATAAATATAAAAAGCAATGATGAAATAGGAGAACTTGCAAAGTCAATAGATAGTTTAACAAAACGATTAAAATCATATATCATTTATATAAATGAAAGTGTAATGGTATTAGATGAATTTGCAATGGGCAATTTAGTAATGGATCTTGAAAATGATTATAAAGGTGAATTTGCAAAGTTAAAAGGAGCATTAGAAAAAGTATCAAGTACATTAAAGGATATAATTGGAAGAATAAAGGATTCATCGGATTCAATTAATATAAATGCAGAGCAAGTATCAAGTGGCTCACAAGCTTTAGCACAAGGGACAACTGAACAAGCAAGTTCTATAGAGGAATTATCAGCAGAAATTAATGAAATATATTCAACAATAGTAGCAAATGCGGAAAATGCAGAAAATGCAGGTAAAAAAGCATTAGAGTCTGCAAATGAAGTTGATAAAGGTAATGCTCAAATGAAAGAAATGTTAGATGCAATAGATGAAATAAGTATGTCATCAAGTGAGATAGGAAAGATAATAAAAGTAATTGATGATATAGCATTCCAAACAAATATACTAGCATTAAATGCAGCAGTCGAAGCAGCAAGAGCAGGTTCAGCAGGTAAAGGTTTTGCAGTAGTAGCAGATGAAGTAAGAAACTTAGCAGGTAAATCAGCAGAAGCAGCTAAACAAACAACTTCATTAATAGAAAATTCAATAACAGCTATAAATAAAGGAACATCATTAGCTGATGAAGCAGGAAAATCATTGTCAGGTATTGTAAGTAAAACAAAAGAAACAAATGATCTGATAACAGAAATTGTCAATGCATCAGCTCAACAAACAGTTTCCGTAAATCAAATAAGAGACGGAATTGAACAAATATCATCAGTTGTTCAAGAAAATGCAGCAACTGCAGAGGCAAGTGCTGCTAATAGTGAAGAATTGTCTGGACAAGTTCAAATACTAAAAGAGTTAATTGATAATTTTAATGTTGAAGAAGAGGAAAGTGAAAGTTTCTCCTAA